Proteins encoded within one genomic window of Streptomyces taklimakanensis:
- a CDS encoding amidohydrolase yields MSQLLSPESRIRTTGETPLPGALPEALRAELIAFRRDLHMHPELGHQEFRTTASLTARLEKAGLRPRVLPGGTGLVCDIHPGGEPVGSGVRPMLALRADIDALPIPDTKTVPYRSTLPDRAHACGHDVHTTAVLGAGIVLADLARRGLLPHSVRLLFQPAEEVLPGGATDAIEAGVLEGVGRIVAVHCDPKVEAGRIGLRSGPITSACDRLEVALDGPGGHTARPHLTTDLVTAAAKLATEVPALLSRRVDTRAGLALTWGRLQVGHAPNVIPQHAELSGTLRCLDIQAWRAAPDLVHAAIDEVVALHRAKFELDYIRGVPPVVNEQATAELLRDAMVARRGVGSVEDTEQSLGGEDFSWYLEHVPGAMARLGVRPPGDRTPRDLHQGDFDVDENAITAGVELFTAAALLDAERE; encoded by the coding sequence GTGAGCCAGTTGTTGTCGCCTGAGTCCAGAATCCGGACCACCGGTGAGACGCCGCTGCCCGGCGCCCTGCCGGAGGCCCTCCGTGCCGAGCTCATCGCCTTCCGCCGTGATCTCCACATGCACCCCGAGCTGGGGCACCAGGAGTTCCGCACCACCGCGTCCCTCACGGCACGGCTTGAGAAGGCCGGGCTGCGTCCCCGGGTGCTCCCCGGCGGCACCGGACTCGTCTGCGACATCCACCCCGGCGGCGAGCCCGTCGGCAGTGGTGTGCGCCCCATGTTGGCGCTCCGCGCCGACATCGACGCGCTCCCGATCCCGGACACCAAGACGGTTCCCTACCGCTCCACCCTCCCGGACCGCGCGCACGCCTGCGGCCACGACGTGCACACCACCGCCGTGCTCGGCGCCGGCATCGTCCTGGCCGATCTCGCCCGCCGAGGGCTGTTGCCGCACTCGGTGCGGTTGTTGTTCCAACCGGCCGAGGAGGTGCTGCCGGGCGGCGCCACCGACGCCATCGAGGCCGGTGTGCTGGAGGGTGTGGGCCGGATCGTCGCCGTCCACTGCGATCCCAAGGTCGAGGCCGGGCGCATCGGCCTGCGCTCCGGTCCCATCACCTCCGCCTGCGACCGTCTGGAGGTCGCCCTCGACGGCCCCGGCGGCCACACCGCGCGTCCCCACCTCACCACCGATCTGGTCACCGCGGCGGCCAAGCTGGCCACCGAGGTCCCGGCGCTGCTCTCCCGCCGCGTCGACACCCGCGCCGGGCTCGCCCTGACCTGGGGACGGCTGCAGGTGGGGCACGCCCCCAACGTCATCCCGCAGCACGCCGAGCTGTCCGGCACCCTGCGTTGCCTGGACATCCAGGCGTGGCGGGCCGCGCCGGACCTGGTGCACGCCGCGATCGACGAGGTCGTCGCCCTGCACCGCGCCAAGTTCGAACTCGACTACATCCGGGGCGTCCCGCCGGTGGTCAACGAGCAGGCCACCGCCGAGCTGCTGCGCGACGCGATGGTCGCCCGGCGCGGCGTCGGCTCGGTGGAGGACACCGAGCAGAGCCTGGGGGGCGAGGACTTCTCCTGGTACCTGGAGCACGTCCCCGGCGCGATGGCCCGCCTCGGGGTGCGCCCGCCGGGCGACCGTACCCCGCGCGACCTCCACCAGGGCGATTTCGACGTGGACGAGAACGCCATCACGGCGGGCGTGGAGCTGTTCACGGCCGCCGCCCTGCTCGACGCCGAGCGCGAGTAG
- a CDS encoding BMP family lipoprotein: MRRVSKLAAAVGTAAALAFSATACGGTSTESSSDSSDSAKDKGIALAYDVGGRGDQSFNDAAYAGFEKAKKDFGIGGEDVEPSDGESDADKVQRLTDLARQGYNPVIGVGFAYAKPIEEVAEKFPKTTFGLIDDNTVQAENVANLVFNEEQGSYLAGVAAAKATESKVVGFVGGVEVPLIKKFEAGFVQGVKDTDDSIEVKTQYLTQPPNMDGFSKPDLGKEAARGQLDAKADVIYHAAGLAGQGVIEAVASRDKWVIGVDSDQYEQKTLAQYKDHILTSMTKDVSGAVYDLVKSVQDGKPLSGENRFDLESGGVGLSDSNPAFTEMTELQEAVKKAKEGIIDGEIEVTTGS; encoded by the coding sequence TTGCGCCGGGTAAGCAAGCTCGCCGCCGCGGTCGGGACCGCCGCGGCCCTCGCCTTCAGCGCCACCGCGTGTGGCGGCACTTCCACCGAGTCCTCCTCCGACTCCTCCGACTCCGCCAAGGACAAGGGGATAGCCCTCGCCTACGACGTCGGCGGCCGGGGTGACCAGTCCTTCAACGACGCCGCCTACGCCGGCTTCGAGAAGGCCAAGAAGGACTTCGGCATCGGCGGCGAAGACGTCGAGCCGTCCGACGGCGAGTCGGACGCCGACAAGGTCCAGCGCCTCACCGACCTGGCCCGACAGGGGTACAACCCGGTGATCGGCGTGGGCTTCGCCTACGCCAAGCCCATCGAGGAGGTCGCCGAGAAGTTCCCGAAGACCACCTTCGGCCTGATCGACGACAACACCGTCCAGGCGGAGAACGTCGCCAACCTCGTCTTCAACGAGGAGCAGGGCTCCTACCTGGCGGGCGTGGCGGCGGCCAAGGCGACCGAGAGCAAGGTCGTCGGCTTCGTCGGCGGTGTCGAGGTTCCGCTGATCAAGAAGTTCGAGGCGGGCTTCGTCCAGGGAGTCAAGGACACCGACGACTCCATCGAGGTCAAGACCCAGTACCTCACCCAGCCGCCGAACATGGACGGCTTCTCCAAGCCCGACCTGGGCAAGGAGGCCGCGCGCGGCCAGCTCGACGCCAAGGCGGACGTGATCTACCACGCGGCCGGCCTGGCGGGTCAGGGCGTCATCGAGGCGGTCGCCTCCCGGGACAAGTGGGTCATCGGCGTCGACTCCGACCAGTACGAGCAGAAGACGCTGGCCCAGTACAAGGACCACATCCTGACCTCCATGACCAAGGACGTCTCCGGTGCGGTCTACGACCTGGTCAAGTCGGTCCAGGACGGCAAGCCGCTGAGCGGTGAGAACCGCTTCGACCTGGAGTCCGGCGGGGTGGGCCTCTCCGACTCCAACCCGGCCTTCACCGAGATGACCGAGCTCCAGGAGGCCGTGAAGAAGGCCAAGGAGGGCATCATCGACGGCGAGATCGAGGTCACGACCGGGTCCTGA
- a CDS encoding acyl-CoA mutase large subunit family protein codes for MARGTGKTRLTESGLPIESVYGPDALGDWDPAEKLGEPGSYPYTRGVYPTMYTGRPWTMRQYAGFGTAVESNARYKQLIANGTMGLSVAFDLPTQMGHDSDAPIAHGEVGKVGVAIDSIEDMRVLFDGIPLGEVSTSMTINAPAAVLLLLYQLVAEEQGVPSEKLTGTIQNDVLKEYIARGTYIFPPKPSLRLIADIFKYCKTEIPRWNTISISGYHMAEAGATPAQEIAFTLADGIEYVRTAVAAGMDVDDFAPRLSFFFVARTTILEEVAKFRAARRIWARVMKEEFGAENPKSMMLRFHTQTAGVQLTAQQPEVNLVRVAVQGLGAVLGGTQSLHTNSYDEAIALPTDKSARLALRTQQVLAYETDVTATVDPFAGSYVVESLTDEVEAAALELMGKVEELGGAVAAIEHGYQKNEIERSAYRIAQETDSGERVVVGVNRFQLDEEEPYEPLRVDPAIEAQQAERLERLRAERDRAAVEGALAELRKAAEGSDNVLYPMKEALRARATVGEVCDTLREVWGAYVPTDAF; via the coding sequence ATGGCACGTGGGACTGGCAAGACTCGGCTCACGGAGAGCGGTCTGCCGATCGAGTCGGTCTACGGCCCCGACGCGCTGGGCGACTGGGATCCGGCCGAGAAGCTGGGCGAGCCGGGCTCGTACCCGTACACGCGGGGCGTGTACCCGACGATGTACACCGGCCGGCCGTGGACGATGCGTCAGTACGCCGGCTTCGGCACGGCCGTGGAGTCCAACGCCCGCTACAAGCAGCTGATCGCCAACGGCACCATGGGCCTGTCGGTCGCCTTCGACCTGCCCACCCAGATGGGCCACGACTCCGACGCCCCCATCGCCCACGGCGAGGTCGGCAAGGTCGGCGTGGCCATCGACTCCATCGAGGACATGCGGGTGCTCTTCGACGGCATCCCGCTGGGCGAGGTCTCCACCTCGATGACGATCAACGCCCCCGCCGCCGTCCTGCTGCTGCTCTACCAGCTGGTGGCCGAGGAGCAGGGCGTGCCCTCGGAGAAGCTGACGGGCACGATCCAGAACGACGTGCTCAAGGAGTACATCGCCCGCGGCACCTACATCTTCCCGCCCAAGCCGTCACTGCGGCTGATCGCGGACATCTTCAAGTACTGCAAGACGGAGATCCCGCGCTGGAACACCATCTCCATCTCCGGCTACCACATGGCCGAGGCCGGGGCGACGCCCGCGCAGGAGATCGCCTTCACCCTCGCCGACGGCATCGAGTACGTGCGCACCGCGGTGGCGGCCGGCATGGACGTGGACGACTTCGCGCCCCGCCTGTCGTTCTTCTTCGTCGCCCGCACCACGATCCTGGAGGAGGTGGCCAAGTTCCGTGCCGCCCGCCGGATCTGGGCCCGGGTGATGAAGGAGGAGTTCGGCGCGGAGAACCCCAAGTCGATGATGCTGCGCTTCCACACCCAGACCGCCGGGGTGCAGCTCACCGCGCAGCAGCCCGAGGTGAACCTGGTGCGCGTGGCGGTCCAGGGCCTGGGCGCGGTGTTGGGCGGCACCCAGTCGCTGCACACCAACTCCTACGACGAGGCCATCGCGCTGCCCACCGACAAGTCCGCCCGCCTCGCCCTGCGCACCCAGCAGGTGTTGGCGTACGAGACGGACGTGACCGCCACCGTCGACCCCTTCGCCGGTTCCTACGTGGTGGAGTCCCTGACCGACGAGGTCGAGGCCGCGGCGCTGGAGCTGATGGGCAAGGTCGAGGAGCTGGGCGGCGCGGTGGCCGCCATCGAGCACGGCTACCAGAAGAACGAGATCGAGCGCAGCGCCTACCGCATCGCCCAGGAGACCGACTCCGGCGAGCGGGTCGTGGTCGGCGTCAACCGGTTCCAGCTCGACGAGGAGGAGCCCTACGAGCCGCTGAGGGTGGACCCGGCCATCGAGGCCCAGCAGGCCGAGCGGCTGGAGCGGCTGCGGGCCGAACGCGACCGGGCGGCCGTCGAGGGGGCCCTGGCCGAGCTGCGCAAGGCCGCCGAGGGCAGCGACAACGTGCTGTACCCGATGAAGGAGGCGCTGCGGGCGCGGGCCACCGTCGGCGAGGTCTGCGACACCCTGCGGGAGGTGTGGGGCGCCTACGTCCCCACCGACGCCTTCTGA
- a CDS encoding cytidylyltransferase domain-containing protein has translation MPPNAPIVLAVIPARGGSKGVPAKNLATVGGVPLVVRAARECLAARGVTHTVVSTDDRAIAEAARGAGAEVVERPGDIASDTATSEAAVLHAMDVHARRHGREADVVLLVQCTSPFLTREDIEAVTDAVTEGGADSALTVAPFHGFVWRDGEPGAGGHGVNHDKAHRPRRQDRPQDLLETGAAYAMRADGFRAAGHRFFGRTEPVRTDPARVLEVDDPHDLARARALAPLLDGGTSGRPGALPARDDIDAVVLDFDGTQTDDRVYVDSDGRETVAVHRGDGLGIAALRRAGLPLLILSTEENPVVAARARKLRIPVLHGIDRKDLALKQWCEEQGIAPERVLYVGNDVNDLPCFGLVGWPVAVASAHDVVRGAARAVTSTPGGAGAIREIASWILGKELS, from the coding sequence GTGCCCCCCAACGCCCCCATCGTCCTGGCCGTGATCCCCGCCCGGGGCGGCTCCAAGGGCGTGCCCGCCAAGAACCTCGCCACCGTCGGCGGCGTGCCGCTGGTGGTGCGCGCGGCACGGGAGTGCCTGGCGGCCCGGGGCGTGACGCACACGGTGGTCTCCACCGACGACCGGGCCATCGCCGAGGCCGCCCGCGGCGCGGGCGCCGAGGTCGTCGAGCGGCCCGGTGACATCGCCTCCGACACCGCCACCAGCGAGGCCGCCGTCCTGCACGCCATGGACGTCCACGCGCGGCGGCACGGCCGGGAGGCCGACGTGGTGTTGCTGGTGCAGTGCACCAGCCCCTTCCTCACCCGCGAGGACATCGAGGCGGTGACCGACGCGGTGACCGAGGGCGGCGCCGACAGCGCGCTGACCGTCGCCCCCTTCCACGGCTTCGTCTGGCGCGACGGTGAGCCGGGGGCGGGCGGCCACGGCGTCAACCACGACAAGGCCCACCGCCCGCGCCGCCAGGACCGGCCGCAGGACCTGCTGGAGACGGGCGCCGCGTACGCGATGCGCGCCGACGGCTTCCGCGCGGCCGGGCACCGCTTCTTCGGCCGCACCGAGCCGGTGCGCACCGACCCGGCGCGCGTGCTGGAGGTCGACGACCCCCACGACCTCGCCCGCGCCCGCGCGCTCGCGCCGCTGCTGGACGGCGGGACCTCGGGGCGCCCCGGCGCGCTCCCGGCCCGCGACGACATCGACGCGGTCGTACTCGACTTCGACGGCACCCAGACCGACGACCGGGTGTACGTCGACTCCGACGGACGGGAGACGGTCGCGGTCCACCGCGGCGACGGGCTCGGCATCGCCGCCCTGCGCCGCGCGGGACTGCCGCTGCTGATCCTGTCCACGGAGGAGAACCCGGTGGTCGCCGCACGGGCCCGCAAGCTGCGGATCCCCGTGCTCCACGGCATCGACCGGAAGGACCTCGCCCTGAAGCAGTGGTGCGAGGAGCAGGGCATCGCGCCGGAGCGCGTGCTCTACGTCGGAAACGACGTCAACGACCTGCCGTGCTTCGGCCTGGTCGGCTGGCCCGTCGCGGTCGCCAGTGCCCACGACGTCGTACGCGGCGCAGCCCGCGCGGTCACCTCCACTCCCGGAGGGGCCGGTGCGATCCGCGAGATCGCCTCGTGGATCCTCGGAAAGGAACTGTCTTGA
- a CDS encoding DUF6716 putative glycosyltransferase, with the protein MPSRTTSDSPETPLRVAVLADSDTRWKWGALTARRIAPDASIDGLLLRGRATPTARQLDEVGVRAASLREVTAAEFLRVADRDTYDVVVLSCVGGTVQAMLHGLAHGLDGREGRRPVTVTGYVGVVYEKLSDGLLLRHGADVVLANSTHDAERFRAVYEGVGVDADSVVECALPFLGGAPYERSDERPHTVVFAVQPSVPANRADREYLLRRAAEHARRHPEREVLVKLRSKPGEHTTHIEEQPYQKLAARLPGGLPDNCRLVYGHMGEVLDRTDLLVTVSSTAALESLHRGIPTAILTDLGVREALGNHHFLGSGCLASWDQLDEGLLPKADPEWTARNGVVADGPYEAAFDAARERVATLVARDALPPIAPYYTLATAPGYLPGVLSRHGLDPSGAPGPGAVADRPASGLRRAVRAAVRDAARGAYRHGVQRVAPVIRRMGEL; encoded by the coding sequence GTGCCATCACGTACCACTTCGGACTCCCCGGAAACGCCGCTGCGCGTCGCCGTGCTCGCCGATTCCGACACGCGTTGGAAATGGGGCGCGCTCACCGCGCGGCGCATCGCCCCCGACGCGAGCATCGACGGGCTGCTGCTGCGCGGCCGGGCCACCCCGACCGCCCGGCAGCTCGACGAGGTCGGCGTGCGCGCCGCCTCGCTGCGCGAGGTGACGGCCGCGGAGTTCCTGCGCGTCGCCGACCGCGACACGTACGACGTGGTGGTGCTCTCCTGCGTCGGCGGCACGGTGCAGGCGATGCTGCACGGCCTGGCGCACGGCCTCGACGGACGGGAGGGCCGTCGCCCGGTCACCGTCACCGGCTACGTCGGGGTCGTCTACGAGAAGCTCTCCGACGGGCTGCTGCTGCGGCACGGCGCGGACGTCGTGCTGGCCAACTCCACCCACGACGCGGAACGTTTCCGCGCGGTCTACGAGGGTGTGGGTGTGGACGCCGACAGCGTCGTGGAGTGCGCGCTGCCCTTCCTGGGCGGCGCCCCGTACGAGAGGTCGGACGAGCGGCCGCACACCGTCGTCTTCGCCGTCCAGCCGTCCGTGCCCGCGAACCGCGCCGACCGCGAGTACCTGCTGCGCCGCGCCGCCGAGCACGCCCGTCGCCACCCCGAGCGCGAGGTGCTGGTCAAGCTGCGCAGCAAGCCCGGCGAGCACACCACGCACATCGAGGAGCAGCCGTACCAGAAGCTCGCGGCGCGGCTCCCCGGCGGACTGCCGGACAACTGCCGCCTGGTCTACGGGCACATGGGCGAGGTGCTGGACCGCACCGACCTGCTGGTCACCGTCAGCTCCACCGCCGCCCTGGAGTCCCTGCACCGCGGCATCCCCACCGCGATCCTCACCGACCTCGGCGTCCGCGAGGCACTGGGCAACCACCACTTCCTCGGTTCGGGCTGCCTCGCCTCCTGGGACCAGCTCGACGAGGGACTGCTGCCGAAGGCCGACCCGGAGTGGACGGCCCGCAACGGCGTGGTCGCCGACGGCCCCTACGAGGCGGCCTTCGACGCCGCCCGCGAGCGCGTCGCGACGCTCGTCGCCCGCGACGCGCTGCCGCCGATCGCCCCCTACTACACACTCGCCACCGCCCCCGGATACCTGCCCGGAGTGCTCTCCCGCCACGGGCTCGACCCCTCGGGAGCGCCCGGCCCCGGCGCGGTCGCCGACCGGCCCGCCTCCGGACTGCGCCGGGCCGTCCGCGCCGCCGTGCGGGACGCGGCGCGCGGCGCCTACCGCCACGGCGTCCAGCGCGTGGCGCCGGTCATCCGCCGGATGGGGGAGCTGTGA
- a CDS encoding SCO1431 family membrane protein, whose product MGHTMAARLPALLFRTGGPSDEEREKLVEQALGWTLTVLVSVIVTGLGLL is encoded by the coding sequence ATGGGCCACACGATGGCGGCGAGGCTCCCGGCACTCCTGTTCCGTACCGGCGGACCGTCGGACGAGGAGCGGGAGAAACTGGTCGAGCAGGCGCTCGGCTGGACTCTCACCGTGCTGGTGTCCGTGATCGTCACCGGCCTCGGCCTGCTGTAG
- a CDS encoding ABC transporter ATP-binding protein: MNASSSPPAVELAGITKRFPGVVANHDIHLSVRKGTVHAIVGENGAGKSTLMKILYGMQKPDEGTIAVDGREVSFSDPGDAIARGIGMVHQHFMLADNLTVAENTVLGSEKLYGIGARARARIKEISEAYGLGIRPDALVEDLGVADRQRVEILKVLYRGARTLILDEPTAVLVPQEVEALFDNLRELKAEGLTVIFISHKLGEVLSVADDITVIRRGTTVASVDPADVTAKQLAELMVGSELPSPQTGESTVTDTPMLRVENLTLTEHDAVDGARTVLDGITFTIRKGEVLGLAGVEGNGQTELIEALVGIRHADGGTITLGDEDITSWPTRRRREGGVGYIPEDRHRHGLLLESPLWENRILGHVTEAPNSRGPWLDIKAARADTERIVVDYDVRTPGIDVTAASLSGGNQQKLIVGREMSHDPRLLIAAHPTRGVDVGAQAQIWDQIRAARREGLAVLLISADLDELIGLSDTLRVMYRGRLVADADPATITPEALGSAMTGAASGHLEDGPHGSSAAGRGEDRDGGEER, from the coding sequence ATCAACGCGTCCAGCAGCCCTCCCGCCGTCGAACTGGCCGGGATCACCAAGCGCTTCCCCGGTGTCGTCGCCAACCACGACATCCACCTGTCCGTCCGCAAAGGCACCGTGCACGCCATCGTCGGTGAGAACGGCGCGGGCAAGTCGACCCTGATGAAGATCCTCTACGGCATGCAGAAGCCGGACGAGGGCACCATCGCCGTCGACGGGCGGGAAGTGAGCTTCTCCGACCCCGGCGACGCCATCGCCCGGGGCATCGGCATGGTCCACCAGCACTTCATGCTGGCCGACAACCTCACCGTCGCCGAGAACACCGTCCTGGGCAGTGAGAAGCTGTACGGGATCGGCGCCCGCGCCCGCGCGCGGATCAAGGAGATCTCCGAGGCCTACGGCCTGGGCATCCGTCCCGACGCCCTGGTGGAGGACCTCGGCGTCGCCGACCGCCAGCGCGTGGAGATCCTCAAGGTCCTCTACCGCGGCGCCCGCACCCTCATCCTCGACGAGCCGACCGCCGTGCTCGTACCGCAGGAGGTCGAGGCCCTCTTCGACAACCTCCGCGAGCTGAAGGCCGAGGGCCTGACCGTCATCTTCATCTCCCACAAGCTGGGCGAGGTGCTCTCGGTCGCCGACGACATCACCGTGATACGGCGCGGCACCACCGTCGCCTCCGTGGACCCGGCCGACGTCACCGCCAAGCAGCTCGCCGAACTGATGGTCGGCTCCGAGCTGCCGTCCCCCCAGACCGGCGAGTCCACCGTCACCGACACCCCGATGCTCCGGGTGGAGAACCTCACCCTCACCGAGCACGACGCCGTCGACGGCGCCCGCACCGTCCTGGACGGCATCACCTTCACCATCCGCAAGGGCGAGGTGCTGGGACTGGCCGGTGTCGAGGGCAACGGGCAGACCGAGCTGATCGAGGCCCTGGTCGGCATACGCCACGCCGACGGCGGCACCATCACCCTCGGCGACGAGGACATCACCTCCTGGCCCACCCGCCGCCGCCGCGAGGGCGGCGTCGGCTACATCCCCGAGGACCGCCACCGGCACGGGCTGCTGCTGGAGTCCCCCCTGTGGGAGAACCGCATCCTCGGGCACGTCACCGAGGCCCCCAACAGCAGGGGGCCGTGGCTGGACATCAAGGCCGCCCGCGCCGACACCGAGCGGATCGTCGTCGACTACGACGTGCGCACCCCCGGCATCGACGTCACCGCGGCCTCCCTGTCCGGCGGCAACCAGCAGAAGCTGATCGTGGGCCGCGAGATGAGCCACGACCCCCGGCTGCTGATCGCCGCCCACCCCACGCGCGGCGTGGACGTCGGCGCGCAGGCCCAGATCTGGGACCAGATCCGCGCCGCGCGCCGCGAGGGGCTGGCCGTCCTGCTGATCTCCGCCGACCTGGACGAGCTGATCGGCCTGTCCGACACCCTGCGCGTGATGTACCGCGGCCGGCTGGTCGCCGACGCGGACCCTGCCACGATCACCCCGGAAGCCCTGGGATCCGCCATGACCGGCGCGGCCTCCGGCCACCTGGAGGACGGGCCCCACGGCTCCTCCGCCGCTGGTCGGGGCGAGGACCGGGACGGGGGAGAGGAACGATGA
- a CDS encoding glycosyltransferase: MVKLSVIVPFGNVRPYALDTLRSLRVNSAEFDKGEIEFVLVDDFSTDGTSDLLDRAEKDLPGAVVVRRARRGGVATARNSGLDVARGRFVTFLDGDDWVAPGHYRDLSAAIESLGCDFVRTDHVVCTGRRRTLARVPHGRRGTVLDPRDAILPAHRTTSVDYAYAWAGVYHRRLWESGVLRFDDGLHTAEDRPWIWRLHREASSFAVVGLTGVFYRRGVATSLTRIGDERQLDFVRAYDLLVAETSRDRNAEALLPKAVRTYCAVIHHHLTGDRFEPRLARTLRARCAAALRRLPDDLVREALDSMDVERSARLRRLRRRPTLSPALGAAPVAATAPTTTPTTTTGEDAR; this comes from the coding sequence GTGGTCAAGCTCTCCGTCATCGTGCCGTTCGGAAATGTTCGGCCCTACGCCCTCGACACACTGCGGAGCCTGCGGGTGAACTCCGCGGAATTCGACAAGGGGGAGATCGAATTCGTCCTGGTCGACGACTTCTCGACCGACGGCACCTCGGACCTCCTGGACCGCGCCGAGAAGGACCTCCCCGGCGCGGTCGTCGTGCGCCGCGCCCGGCGGGGCGGAGTGGCCACCGCGCGCAACAGCGGCCTGGACGTCGCGCGCGGGAGGTTCGTCACCTTCCTCGACGGCGACGACTGGGTGGCCCCCGGCCACTACCGCGACCTGTCGGCCGCGATCGAGTCGCTGGGCTGCGACTTCGTCCGCACCGACCACGTGGTCTGCACCGGCCGCAGACGCACCCTGGCGCGCGTCCCGCACGGCCGGCGCGGCACCGTGCTCGACCCGCGCGACGCCATCCTCCCCGCCCACCGCACCACCTCCGTCGACTACGCCTACGCCTGGGCCGGCGTCTACCACCGGCGGTTGTGGGAGAGCGGGGTGCTGCGCTTCGACGACGGACTGCACACCGCCGAGGACCGGCCGTGGATCTGGCGGCTGCACCGGGAGGCCTCGTCCTTCGCGGTGGTCGGGCTGACGGGCGTGTTCTACCGGCGCGGGGTGGCGACCTCGCTCACCCGGATCGGCGACGAACGGCAACTGGACTTCGTCCGCGCCTACGACCTGCTGGTCGCGGAGACCTCCCGGGACCGGAACGCCGAGGCGCTGCTGCCCAAGGCCGTCCGCACCTACTGCGCGGTGATCCACCACCACCTCACCGGCGACCGCTTCGAACCGCGCCTGGCCCGCACCCTCCGCGCCCGCTGCGCGGCGGCCCTGCGGCGGCTGCCGGACGACCTGGTGCGGGAGGCGCTGGACTCCATGGACGTCGAACGCTCCGCGCGGCTGCGCCGGTTGCGCCGCCGCCCCACCCTCTCCCCCGCGCTCGGCGCCGCCCCGGTGGCGGCCACCGCGCCGACCACCACGCCCACCACGACCACCGGGGAGGACGCCCGATGA
- a CDS encoding N-acetylneuraminate synthase family protein: MTSPRLRTLGNKIVGPGHPVYVTGEIGINHNGDLENAFALIDAAAEAGCDAVKFQKRTPEVCTPRDQWDIERDTPWGRMTYIEYRHRVEFDEEGYRAIDEYCRKRGIDWFASPWDVESVEFLEKFDVPCYKVASASLTDDELLRAMRATGRTVVLSTGMSTPKQIRHAVEVLGSENIVLCHATSTYPAKAAELNLRMIHTLQAEYPNVPIGYSGHETGLQTTLAAVALGACFVERHITLDRAMWGSDQAASVEPQGLQRLVRDIRTIEESLGDGVKKVYDSEIGPMKKLRRVKGVVAETEEAAAGTDREPATV; this comes from the coding sequence ATGACCAGCCCCCGCCTCCGTACCCTCGGCAACAAGATCGTGGGACCGGGCCACCCGGTCTACGTCACCGGCGAGATCGGCATCAACCACAACGGTGACCTGGAGAACGCGTTCGCGCTGATCGACGCCGCGGCCGAGGCCGGCTGCGACGCCGTGAAGTTCCAGAAGCGCACCCCCGAGGTCTGCACCCCGCGCGACCAGTGGGACATCGAGCGCGACACCCCCTGGGGCCGGATGACCTACATCGAGTACCGCCACCGCGTCGAGTTCGACGAGGAGGGCTACCGGGCGATCGACGAGTACTGCCGCAAGCGCGGCATCGACTGGTTCGCGTCCCCCTGGGACGTGGAGTCCGTCGAGTTCCTGGAGAAGTTCGACGTGCCCTGCTACAAGGTCGCGTCCGCCTCCCTGACCGACGACGAGCTGCTGCGCGCCATGCGTGCCACCGGCCGCACCGTCGTGCTGTCCACCGGCATGTCCACCCCGAAGCAGATCCGGCACGCGGTGGAGGTGCTGGGCAGCGAGAACATCGTCCTCTGCCACGCCACCAGCACCTACCCGGCCAAGGCCGCCGAGCTGAACCTGCGGATGATCCACACCCTGCAGGCCGAGTACCCGAACGTGCCGATCGGCTACTCCGGCCACGAGACCGGTCTGCAGACCACCCTCGCGGCCGTCGCCCTCGGCGCCTGCTTCGTCGAGCGCCACATCACCCTCGACCGCGCGATGTGGGGTTCGGACCAGGCCGCCTCCGTCGAGCCGCAGGGCCTGCAGCGCCTGGTGCGCGACATCCGCACCATCGAGGAGTCCCTCGGTGACGGCGTGAAGAAGGTCTACGACAGCGAGATCGGCCCGATGAAGAAGCTGCGCCGGGTCAAGGGCGTGGTGGCCGAGACCGAGGAGGCCGCGGCCGGCACCGACCGCGAGCCCGCGACGGTGTGA